In Diorhabda sublineata isolate icDioSubl1.1 chromosome 4, icDioSubl1.1, whole genome shotgun sequence, a single window of DNA contains:
- the LOC130442703 gene encoding zinc finger protein 28-like isoform X1 gives MFFCPCYDRSFKEDDYYLQHFRAKHYFPCTFPCCDDWYKTYKDMTNHYFAVHLPVECEYCDRRFKEIQHMEQHCDAVHYFPCNYCDYYFPTEEDRGVHYREEHFIIKCPYCNRLFREEEHMEQHCDAVHYFPCNYCDYYFPTKEDRDDHDRDEHLIIECPYCNRLFREEHMEQHCDAVHYFPCNYCDYYFPTKEDRDDHDRDEHLIIECPYCNRLFREEEHMEQHCDAIHYFPCNYCDYYFPTEEDRGVHYREEHFIIKCPYCDRLFREVEHMEQHKHAKHA, from the coding sequence atgtttttttgtcCCTGTTATGATAGATCATTCAAAGAAGACGATTATTATCTGCAACATTTTCGTGCCAAACATTATTTTCCTTGCACATTTCCATGTTGTGATGACTGGTATAAAACTTACAAAGATATGACGAATCATTATTTTGCAGTTCACCTTCCTGTCGAATGCGAGTATTGTGATAGGCGTTTTAAAGAAATACAACATATGGAACAGCATTGCGATGCCGTACATTATTTCCCATGTAATTATTGTGATTATTATTTTCCGACTGAGGAAGATAGAGGTGTTCATTATAGAGAGGAACATTTTATCATCAAATGCCCTTATTGTAATAGATTATTCAGAGAAGAAGAACACATGGAACAGCATTGCGATGCCGTACATTATTTCCCATGTAATTATTGTGATTATTAttttccgactaaggaagataGAGATGATCATGATAGAGATGAACATTTAATCATTGAATGCCCTTATTGTAATAGATTATTCAGAGAAGAACACATGGAACAGCATTGCGATGCCGTACATTATTTCCCATGTAATTATTGTGATTATTAttttccgactaaggaagataGAGATGATCATGATAGAGATGAACATTTAATCATTGAATGCCCTTATTGTAATAGATTATTCAGAGAAGAAGAACACATGGAACAGCATTGCGATGCCATACATTATTTCCCATGTAATTATTGTGATTATTATTTTCCGACTGAGGAAGATAGAGGTGTTCATTATAGAGAGGAACATTTTATCATCAAATGCCCTTATTGTGACAGATTATTCAGAGAAGTAGAGCATATGGAGCAACACAAACATGCTAAACACGCCTAG
- the LOC130442703 gene encoding transcriptional repressor CTCF-like isoform X2, translating into MEQHCDAVHYFPCNYCDYYFPTEEDRGVHYREEHFIIKCPYCNRLFREEEHMEQHCDAVHYFPCNYCDYYFPTKEDRDDHDRDEHLIIECPYCNRLFREEHMEQHCDAVHYFPCNYCDYYFPTKEDRDDHDRDEHLIIECPYCNRLFREEEHMEQHCDAIHYFPCNYCDYYFPTEEDRGVHYREEHFIIKCPYCDRLFREVEHMEQHKHAKHA; encoded by the coding sequence ATGGAACAGCATTGCGATGCCGTACATTATTTCCCATGTAATTATTGTGATTATTATTTTCCGACTGAGGAAGATAGAGGTGTTCATTATAGAGAGGAACATTTTATCATCAAATGCCCTTATTGTAATAGATTATTCAGAGAAGAAGAACACATGGAACAGCATTGCGATGCCGTACATTATTTCCCATGTAATTATTGTGATTATTAttttccgactaaggaagataGAGATGATCATGATAGAGATGAACATTTAATCATTGAATGCCCTTATTGTAATAGATTATTCAGAGAAGAACACATGGAACAGCATTGCGATGCCGTACATTATTTCCCATGTAATTATTGTGATTATTAttttccgactaaggaagataGAGATGATCATGATAGAGATGAACATTTAATCATTGAATGCCCTTATTGTAATAGATTATTCAGAGAAGAAGAACACATGGAACAGCATTGCGATGCCATACATTATTTCCCATGTAATTATTGTGATTATTATTTTCCGACTGAGGAAGATAGAGGTGTTCATTATAGAGAGGAACATTTTATCATCAAATGCCCTTATTGTGACAGATTATTCAGAGAAGTAGAGCATATGGAGCAACACAAACATGCTAAACACGCCTAG